A portion of the Toxoplasma gondii ME49 chromosome VIIb, whole genome shotgun sequence genome contains these proteins:
- a CDS encoding hypothetical protein (encoded by transcript TGME49_261960): MAAVGAESDSCTATAPVGSDTSRLFLSLAAPPPSSFSRLNINREAVAAVRAVSASRPAKRLCPENRISQDCLVASPPPSSPPPSLSSCPSVSVPKSIQRASSITPPPVSRYLQQLHPSLLPPQFRELVAHALEHEAAAKQACRGEETPSSSSFSQSSSSSSSSSSSSVSSSSSSSSISSSSSSSSALCATPVYHLPTQTACVSPQLLPSSSLFLVGFLQHLRRQRREHQEKQRQLLLESLLHAGRFLSSPPPALRGLYEAKPHLCFTCSRRFATSARKTAHLRMHLDLQQLAQTEDASVFSRRRGFAARQRVSTAAASRPLWGGLTAWVQVAAASDVFQRMRHLQSRLAPGGLSGSPGVHTPHGGRDETLSSVRAFFVERVEELRGFAASEAQQARGDGAASDAEEAGDFPSWFPRRLQSWLADEWGVACKGACAPGAEREGAGEVGEQNGGREEAREGRGGDLGGLAQGEEREEIECENEQGGDPWEEKPLMTKTELRTWAWAFQDENELERESAAREICSLAFAETDPRGVGTPRGTEAEPDSRLAVDGREGDPGRSPSFPGAQSVGAALAPGCDSPRLARSAAELPSASLADVVMSVRTPGGGLCPLARASQRTLLRQLTREVFLHLGSLSPSFETGSSACSLAPSSSAFSLRPLSQDAEAAATLAASEDPPRLLLDAASAPLSSCAFCGEAFSIVFNELQQTLLLQEAVTVAWEATEVLNSLARQLRGLPSTCAHAVSAERGCEVTTRCGVDSSTSKTAAFCKGDVSSRSPEIPLEAENRAEGGGGRQGTCDSETRIEEDMKREETECMRALSPARPATSQAPSEGETNELRASAAASSDPRCPSSRSPMRFDTDTGLAPPPAALLLPHLTRSSCTTDAFSLHAFQTSSPCEQLCSRWSLQPSVFSVAETVEAMAANSSRVTRDEIGGPGLSAHKRGERQSLHEAIALLESAVTAGDLLMHADSAALCDLIVDEEEEEKTKAIGRDSAGLAAGLRAGEEARQGEAKKKPLDAFLEACTSKKSEFPREMCGAGKTPISSTEAGEPEKTKQEKKEEEQTRDFDFTTSETVEDLFPPNVVYLHCSCFTQLLRESEELLHLLRQLLLSRKHRKEAVSSVGARDADRSSADLSETFAKAAAFHRLLRPAQSSRGDRVSRFAVAAKRERDEGACKGASERRQESHTRSLLPRLRSKGRDRGRLHKRRRFL, from the coding sequence ATGGCAGCGGTCGGCGCGGAGAGCGACTCCTGCACTGCGACGGCGCCGGTAGGTTCAGACACCTCGCGGCTCTTTCTGTCGCTAGCTGctccgccgccttcgtctttctctcgtctgaaCATCAACCGCGAAGCTGTTGCTGCGGTGCGCGCGGTCTCGGCTTCTCGACCTGCGAAGCGACTTTGTCCTGAGAATCGCATCTCTCAAGACTGCCTCGTAGCTTcccctcccccttcttcccctcccccttctctctcttcttgtccgtctgtctccgttccaAAGTCGATTCAGCGAGCCTCGTCGATTACGCCcccgcctgtctctcgctaCCTCCAGCAACTTCACCCGAGTCTCCTGCCTCCGCAGTTCCGTGAGCttgtcgcgcatgcactggagCATGAAGCCGCAGCAAAACAAGCGTGcagaggggaggaaacgccctcttcttcgtcgttctcccagtcttcctcatcttcctcgtcttcctcttcttcgtcggtctcctcgtcgtcctcttcttcgtcgatctcctcgtcttcctcttcttcctcggcccTCTGCGCGACGCCTGTGTATCACCTGCCGACACAGACGGCGTGCGTCTCGCCGCAGTTGCTGCCTTCGTCGAGTCTCTTCCTTGTGGGATTTCTACAGcacctccgccgccagcgtCGCGAGCatcaggagaagcagcgacagctgctgctcgagagtctcctgcatgcaggccgcttcctctcctcgccgcctccCGCGCTGCGCGGGCTCTACGAGGCGAAGCCGCACCTCTGTTTCACTTGCTCGCGGCGCTTCGCGACTTCGGCGCGGAAGACGGCGcacctgcgcatgcacttggATCTTCAGCAGCTGGCGCAGACGGAGGATGcgagcgtcttctctcgacgaAGAGGCTTCGCAGCTCGACAGCGCGTCTCGACAGCTGCGGCTTCCCGGCCTCTCTGGGGAGGCCTCACGGCCTGGGTCCAAGTCGCCGCAGCCTCAGACGTCTTCCAGCGGATGCGCCACCTCCAGAGCCGGCTTGCGCCCGGCGGCCTCAGCGGAAGcccgggtgtacatacaccccacgGAGGCCGCGACGAGACGCTGAGCAGTGTGCGGGCCTTCTTCGTGGAGCGCGTGGAGGAGCTGCGCGGCTTCGCCGCTTCGGAggcgcagcaggcgcgcggcgacggcgcagcgagcgacgcagaggaggccGGAGACTTCCCGTCGTGGTTTCCAAGGCGCCTCCAGAGCTGGCTAGCTGACGAGTGGGGTGTTGCTTGCAAgggcgcatgcgcgccgGGCGCCGAGCGAGAGGGTGCGGGGGAGGTGGGAGAGCAGAACGGCggccgcgaagaagcgcgggaggggagaggcggcgaccTGGGGGGCTTGGCGCAGGGtgaggagcgagaggagatCGAGTGCGAGAACGAACAGGGGGGCGATCCTTGGGAGGAGAAGCCACTGATGACCAAAACGGAATTGCGCACGTGGGCTTGGGCGTTTCAGGACGAAAACGAGTTAGAACGCGAGTCGGCAGCTCGAGAAATCTGCTCCTTGGCTTTCGCCGAGACCGACCCACGCGGTGTAGGTACACCTCGCGGGACCGAGGCCGAGCCAGACAGCCGCCTCGCGGTCGATGGCCGCGAAGGCGATCCCGGAcgttctccgtcttttccGGGAGCGCAGTCAGTCGGCGCGGCTCTCGCGCCAGGCTGCGACTCCCCCAGGCTTGCGCGTTCCGCTGCAGAGCTGCCATCGGCGTCGCTAGCTGACGTCGTCAtgagtgtacgtacacctggcgGAGGGCTGTGTCCACTGGCGCGCGCGTCCCAGCGGACCCTGCTTCGTCAGCTGACTCGGGAGGTGTTTCTGCACCTCGGTTCGTTGTCGCCTTCATTCGAAACAGGATCATCTGCGTgttctctcgcgccttcctcttctgccttctctctccgtccgcTCTCGCAAGATGCCGAAGCAGCGGCGACGCTCGCGGCTTCCGAGGACCCTCCTCGGCTCTTGCTGGACGCTGCGTCCGCGCCACTGTCGAGCTGCGCGTTCTGCGGCGAGGCCTTCTCCATCGTTTTCAACGAACTGCAGcagacgcttcttctccaggaaGCGGTAACAGTTGCGTGGGAAGCGACGGAGGTTCTGAACAGCCTTGCTCGTCAGCTCCGTGGTCTCCCGTCGActtgcgcgcatgcagtttccgCGGAGCGAGGTTGCGAGGTGACGACCAGATGTGGAGTCGATTCCTCAACCTCGAAGACAGCCGCGTTCTGCAAAGGCGACGTCTCCTCTAGAAGCCCAGAGATCCCTCTAGAAGCAGAGAATCGGGcagaaggaggcggcgggCGTCAAGGAACATGTGACTCGGAAACACGCATCGAAGAAGACatgaagagggaggaaacggagtgcatgcgtgcgTTATCTCCCGCGCGTCCTGCGACCTCTCAAGCGCCGtcggagggagagacgaacgaacTGCGAGCCTCCGCAGCCGCTTCCTCAGATCCGCGATGCCCTTCCTCCCGAAGCCCGATGCGTTTCGACACAGACACCGGTCTTGCCCCCCCCCCTGCCGCGCTCCTCCTCCCCCACCTcacgagaagcagctgcacgACAgatgccttctctctgcatgcgttccagacttcttctccttgtgAGCAGCTGTGTAGCAGGTGGAGTCTGCAGCCGTCGGTGTTTTCGGTGGCGGAGACAGTTGAAGCAATGGCCGCCAACAGCTCAAGAGTTACCCGAGACGAGATTGGCGGCCCTGGCCTCTCTGCCCACAAAAGGGGAGAGCGGCAGAGTCTCCACGAGGCGATCGCGCTGCTGGAGAGCGCCGTGACGGCTGGCGACTTGctcatgcatgcagactcaGCTGCGCTGTGCGACTTGATCgtggacgaggaagaagaagagaagacaaaggcgaTTGGGAGAGACTCCGCAGGCCTCGCTGCGGGGTTGCGTGCtggggaggaagcgaggcagggcgaagcgaagaagaaacctcTCGATGCGTTCCTTGAGGCGTGTACCTCGAAGAAATCCGAGTTTCCACGCGAGATGTGCGGCGCAGGAAAGACACCCATTTCTTCAACGGAGGCAGGAGagccggagaagacgaagcaagagaagaaggaagaagagcaaacgCGAGACTTCGACTTCACCACCTCGGAAACAGTCGAAGATCTGTTTCCTCCCAACGTGGTGTATCTGCACTGCTCGTGTTTTACCCAGTTGCTGCGTGAGAGCGAAGAACTTCTGCACCTGCTGCGTCAACTCCTCCTGAGCCGCAAACACCGAAAAgaagctgtctcctctgtcggaGCCAGAGACGCCGACCGCAGCAGTGCGGATCTTTCCGAGACTTTTGCGAAGGCTGCAGCGTTCCACCGGCTCCTTCGTCCGGCTCAGAGCTCTCGGGGGGATCGCGTCTCGCGTTTTGCGGTCGCAGCaaagcgagagcgagacgagggCGCATGCAAAGGGGCTTCAGAGAGGCGTCAGGAGTCGCACACCCGGTCTCTCTTGCCGCGTCTCAGAAGCAAAGGGAGAGATCGAGGCCGTCTCCACAAGCGCAGGCGCTTCCTCTGA
- a CDS encoding hypothetical protein (encoded by transcript TGME49_261955): MAFASNDLFVKSLRSSAAAVLSSGPARAPSRPCRPLPRQRHAQSSQPLQRGSSRSSPASVASVCADTAQTLSRLNSTSASASNTVDRNPRKPDEVSPGGTLSPASISLSRPGSRSSPRKSAADSSWRPQRDPAHSAGSPSFGFKGGPVDQGASHFQSKSGLGSVEEEDCQGRAANVRPREELTRVDSCEDDACGSPFSPRVSLCSPSGRLSSCLRNEAKSNRQLPRRIKEERSVSPFARRLLRPLRPQSSESCISSVASSSPSSASSSWQSLPSVSASTHRSQASALPPPVSVGRSRSPPRCLSEEETGFPEASRETSLSSLRPRPVSSSLGGEQAAEAMTEKTTRLVEGDGTSAQKAQKEHPRGSSSSSSSFSSRPSSRLDSSLACVSGEMARRRQETRSCREGEREEARERAEAGRKSKSGQEVSTGKGGEGDTQKAGVSRAKRCVCCSGDASGKVPAAEEGDVFACQAALARKQAKERKAERTVEQLVNALYDKHREGLARRQVLKSILEEEQMKACSFHPRINSRTPRGSRASVPAHERLHAEARKKHEAVSRTKDLLGIIETSSFSYRPTITPHPSLSAGHVPLHKRIEEEVTKKQVSLERMEEKQRRAELSSCTFAPRILSRSRLLASREKNAHTSSSSSSSSSSSSSSSSSSSSSSCSSSAHNGASPLERGKRKDRRAANGMPLSLLDFAGEGVSSGDRSPVFLSSFARKSQKSLAETHSASAQLDRKAEEEAKKENKENTEEAGEDREEEKERKRFEECLRDMILDRKREKNARGELRATGRSRKESASVHLLMNFLDVKEQRNRREKLSVRASLPFSLRQRNLSLAGNRAEGNVQREKEKRVSKNGQGETRKEGSVLSALSDGAGKKSFSSLPLPPFEERLAVYSFVKNKRRELLRRKLDQGVVTFRPTLCPTTEKLLLIHPDRLFETPDERLHRLAVEDVERRRKKQEALAEQKLFPFAPEIDEVSRRIAEKQRRSFQTLIETSQPRRTTFPAVDAVDSTAAASSWSSFPRDSPRQTPETTASSSVSASFCDAKSSPFLPRSLSRKTFANRQRSCSASVRGELEAKKKAEKKRDPYPHLQSTLHDMATYMRSVEEERRRKALARQRYKQQLEAKEMEECTFQPRLQHNLEPPVGELSFLEVKGFNRFIELRLLAQKKEEEKRQREVEVFGASRVSPRNVSSRTNLVGIAVPDWGAPPAAYQRSGKRRSSRPGGDSKTGGTPARPFLSREACEDVHAAEESLDAKKRFSEDFEREFDFFHQRSDTPSFSSLSSSLGSISKVRKENKLLRKREKPLLQ; encoded by the exons ATGGCATTTGCGTCGAACGACTTGTTTGTGAAGTCTCTTCGGAGTTCCGCTGCGgcggttctctcttctgggcCTGCTCGCGCTCCGTCTCGTCCTTGTCGACCACTGCCGCGCCAGAGACATGCACAGTCTTCACAGCCTCTCCAGCGAGGCTCCTCCCGGTcgtctcctgcctctgtcgCGAGTGTCTGCGCGGACACCGCACAGACCCTGTCGCGTTTGAACTCCacgtctgcttctgcctcaaACACGGTCGATCGAAATCCGCGAAAACCGGATGAGGTTTCTCCTGGCGGCACACTGTCTCCTGCatccatctctctgtctcgccccggctcgcgttcttctccccgcAAGTCCGCTGCGGATTCGAGCTGGCGGCCGCAGAGAGACCCTGCACACTCCGCTGGATCGCCTTCGTTTGGCTTTAAAGGCGGCCCGGTCGATCAAGGAGCGTCGCATTTCCAGTCGAAAAGCGGTCTCGGAtccgtggaagaagaggactgCCAAGGGAGAGCAGCAAACGTCCGTCCGAGGGAGGAGCTGACGCGCGTCGACTCATGCGAGGATGACGCGTGCGGGtcacctttctctcctcgcgtttctctctgctctccttcagGAAGGCTCTCTTCGTGTCTGCGAAACGAGGCCAAGTCGAACCGCCAGCTTCCTCGCAGAATCAAAGAAGAAcgttccgtttctcctttcgcgcgtcgtcttctccgccctCTCAGACCTCAGTCCAGCGAGTCTTGcatctcttctgtcgcttcttcttctccttcttctgcttcttcttcttggcaAAGTCTTCCCTCCGTGTCTGCGAGCACACATAGGTCTCAGGCGTCCGCGTTGCCTCCTCCTGTCTCAGTCGGTCGGTCTCGGTCTCCTCCCCGCTGTCTCAGTGAGGAAGAAACTGGCTTTCCAGAAGCTTCGCGAGaaacgtctctctcttcgcttcgtccCCGTccggtttcctcttctctcggaggagaacaagccgcagaggcgatgacagaaaaaacgacgcgCCTGGTCGAAGGGGATGGCACCTCTGCACAAAAGGCCCAGAAGGAACACCCCCgcggttcttcctcttcttcctcttctttctcgtctcggccttcttctcgacttgactcttctctcgcatgcGTCTCAGGAGAGATGGCtaggaggagacaggagacacgtTCATGCCGggagggagaacgagaagaagcgagagaacgggCGGAGGCGGGGAGGAAGAGTAAATCCGGACAAGAAGTCTCCAcaggaaagggaggagaaggagacacccagAAGGCGGGAGTTTCTCGCGCGAAACGCTGCGTGTGCTGCAGTGGAGACGCATCCGGCAAGGTCCCTGCCgcggaggaaggagacgtcTTTGCATGCCAGGCGGCTCTTgcgaggaagcaggcgaaggagaggaaagccgAGAGAACAGTAGAACAACTTGTCAACGCTTTATACGACAA ACACCGCGAAGGTCTCGCGCGTAGGCAAGTGTTGAAGTCGATTCTTGAGGAGGAGCAG ATGAAAGCTTGCTCCTTCCATCCTCGAATCAACTCCCG AACTCCGAGAGGATCCCGAGCGTCGGTGCCCGCCCACgagagactgcatgcagaggccagaaagaagcatgaagcagttTCTCGAACGAAAGACCTCCTCGGTATCATTGAGACAAGCAGCTTTTCCTACAGACCTACG ATCACCCCGCACCCTTCTCTGTCGGCAGGTCATGTGCCACTGCACAAAAGG ATTGAAGAGGAAGTGACGAAGAAACAAGTTTCGCTGGAGAGAATGGAGGAAAAGCAACGCCGGGCGGAACTCTCAAGCTGCACATTTGCCCCTCGGATTCTCTCGCGAagtcgtctcctcgcttctcgcgaAAAGAACGCACAcacctcgtcttcctcttcttcctcgtcttcctcttcttcctcgagttcctcttcttcctcgtcttcctcttgttcttcttcagctcaTAATGGAGCTTCTcctctggagagaggaaagaggaaggacagaCGAGCTGCGAACGGGATGCCGCTGTCGCTGTTGGACTTTGCTGGAGaaggcgtctcctctgggGACCGCAGTccagtttttctttcttcctttgcgAGAAAGTCCCAGAAGAGTCTGGCGGAGACGCACAGCGCCTCAGCCCAACTCGACAGAaaggccgaggaagaggccaagaaggagaacaaggagaatacggaggaggcgggagaggatagggaagaagaaaaagagaggaagcgttTTGAGGAGTGCCTTCGAGATATGATtctcgacagaaaaagagagaaaaatgcTCGAGGGGAGCTTAGGGCgacggggagaagcagaaaggaaagcgcCTCTGTGCATCTGTTGATGAATTTTCTGGACGTAAAGGAACAGAGGaaccgcagagaaaaactctCCGTTCGGGCATCTCTTCCCTTCAGCCTGAGGCAAAGAAACCTCTCGCTGGCGGGGAACAGAGCAGAAGGCAATGTGcagcgcgaaaaagaaaaaagagtgtCAAAAAACGGACAAGGAGAAACCAGGAAAGAAG gctCAGTTCTCTCAGCTCTCTCGGACGGAGCAGGGAAGaagtctttttcttctctgcctcttcctccctttgAAGAAAG gtTGGCCGTCTACTCCTTCGTGAAAAACAAACGCCGAGAGCTTCTCCGCCGAAAGCTG GACCAAGGCGTCGTTACCTTCCGCCCAACGCTCTGTCCAACGACAGAAAAACTGCTTCTTATCCATCCTGAT CGCCTCTTCGAAACTCCTGATGAGCGTCTGCACCGCTTGGCCGTCGAG GatgtcgagagaagaagaaaaaagcaggaGGCACTTGCAGAACAGAAACTCTTCCCCTTCGCGCCTGAGATAGACGAG GTGTCTCGACGCAttgcggagaagcagcgcaggtCTTTCCAAACTCTCATCGAGACGTC GCAGCCCCGGCGCACAACATTTCCTGCAGTCGACGCTGTCGATTCGACAGCAGCGGCATCTTCTtggtcttcgtttcctcgtgaCTCTCCTCGGCAGACACCTGAAACgactgcttcctcgtcggtttctgcttctttctgtgaCGCGAAAAgctcgccttttctcccgcgctctctctccagaaagACTTTCGCAAACAGACAAAGG tcctgCTCTGCGAGCGTCCGAGGCGAACTCGAGgccaagaagaaagcggaaaagaagcgagatCCCTATCCACACTTGCAGTCTACGCTGCATGACATGGCC ACATACATGCGTTCcgtcgaggaggagagacgcagaaaggcATTGGCTCGACAACGCTACAAGCAACAACT agaagcgaaggaaatgGAGGAGTGCACTTTTCAGCCTCGACTCCAACACAATCTGGAACCTCCCGTCG GGGAGCTGTCCTTTCTCGAAGTTAAAGGATTCAACAG GTTTATCGAGCTCCGTTTGCttgcacagaaaaaggaagaagagaagagacagcgggagGTTGAGGTCTTCGGCGCGA GTCGCGTATCTCCGCGGAATGTCTCTTCCCGGACAAACCTTGTGGGCATCGCCGTACCGGACTGGGGTGCGCCGCCCGCGGCTTATCAGCGAAGTGGAAAAAGAAGGTCCTCTCGACCG gGCGGCGACTCGAAGACCGGAGGCACTCCTGCCAGGCCTTTCCTTTCGCGCGAGGCATGCGaggatgtgcatgcagccgaaGAGTCTCtggacgcgaaaaaaagattTTCTGAAGATTTTGAACGCGAATTCGATTTCTTCCACCAACGTTCAGAcacgccttctttctcttctctctcatcttctctcgGGTCTATTTCCAAAGTTCGCAAAGAAAACAAGTTGCTGCGAAAGCGCGAAAAACCACTACTCCAGTGA